In the Trichoderma atroviride chromosome 4, complete sequence genome, ATGTCTATACCTAATCAACTAGAGTCGGTCAATCTTTACACACAGAGGCAATATCACAGAGACCTGAGTTACTAAAAAGTAAGTTTTTAAGGCACCTCGATTCTCAAGACTCTCGGTCAAGTGCCATCCAACAGAGTATTACCTGCTATCAATGAGAGGTTCGATTCAGCCCTTCAGGAAATCGTGAAACAAATTACTATCCTCCACAAATTTTCAAATGTTATTCGCAGAGCGAGTAGAGAGTCTCAAAATCTCAAAGCTGCAACAATATTTAAGatcgaagatgatgagggtAATGATTTGGAGCCTTGTTTAAAAAGCGTCTTTGCTCATCACATACGCGATCGATTCCCAGAGGTTAGCGATGCGATCCAAGAACGCCTCGTTAATACTATGTTATTACGCCGCAAAAGAGTCTTTTATCGGAGATCTCGTTATGGTCAATCTCCCACCAAAGTCGCAGAACGACCGATACTTGCCGGCCCAACGCGGCCTTCGATCCAAATCAACTCATTAGCAGCTGATCAACATCATGATGAGAGTCCATCGACAGATACCTTACCGCCTCGAACCATTGTGCAATCGGTAACACAAACAGCGACGACATTCTCTCCCTCAAATTTTCAAAGAGCCTCAACTCCATCTATTGTCTCAGCGTCAAGGAGTATTGCGATAAGCGATTACGGGAATGCTCTTCCGTTTCCGCCCGCGCCATGTGGCAATATTATGCGAAAGTACAAAAGGTTGAAGAAACAACGAGGAGCTGGATACAGCTCTTCCAAGGACCGACTTCTACAAAATCACGATGAGCATATTAGTCAGGAGTACAATGAAACTCTAGAGGCAGACTGGAACGATATTCTTAAAGAGGCTGGAGAAATCAATTGTCctttctgcttcttgagctTACCAGCTCGAGATGTTGTTGACGAGAAGAAATGGAAGTAAGTAACATCTctaagcttaaaaaattGCTCCATGAATCCTGGAACAAGCCTCCAACTACCAATGATGAATTGGAACAACTTACTCATTGGCGTAGGCTACATGTGAAAAACGATCTAGACCTATATGTCTGCTTATTCGAGGATTGCGATTCGCCTGGAGAATTATATAGCCATAGCAGTACATGGCTTAAACATATGTGTTCACATAATTTGCGATGGCGCTGCATATCAAAGTCTCATTCGAATTTTCAATGCAATACTAAAGGTGAATATATCAACCACATAAAAGTTTGCCATGCCGACAAATTTACCGATGAGCAACTCGATATCTTGGCTATTAAGAACGCTCGGACGGCTAGCCCTATGTTCAAGTCTTGTCCATTATGCAATAGCGAAGACGTTACCAGTAAGATGGAAGACCACATTGTGGGACACTTGCTTCTCCTTGCGCTCAAGTCTCTGCCTAGCTACGAGGAGCCCACAGAGGAGCAGACTCAGTCAGAAGGCGGGCAATGTGagctttcttcatcaagtgCGCGCACCAGAAGCACAATCGAGCAGATGTCGGAATGTTCTTCAAGTGCCTGTAGCAGCACAATCGAAACGGCATATGAAAAGCATGTTCTTATGGATTTGAAGGATACCGGTAAACAGCAATCATCTAGTCATCGGAGTGATGGCTCGTCGAAATATAAAGCCTGGGGTGGATTCCGTAACTACGTCTCCCAATTTGCTAACGGCGCGACACTCCCCCCGCCAAACTCACGACTCATCTTCGCCAGCAATCCCACGCTTTGCCCCACCGCCTGAAATCGCGGACACACCTAATCACTATGATCCGTCTATAGAGTTTGTTGAGGATCGCTTATTTGACAACATTGATAAGGCACACCATCGTGTCTATGAATGGGGATTCTTGCCCAATATTCATCAAGCATACATAAATCCGGACGATCCAATCATATCAACATTTGCGTTTCGGCAATCTGATATGCGAGAGACGGTGATCACGATGGACCCAGACTGTGCCATATGCCACTCTCCGGCCAGCCTTGCATGCGATTGCGAGGAAAGGGTACTTGAAATGGATATCAAACACGCCGAAGAAAGAATTATGGCGACAATTTACCGAGATATAAGGATGTGGGCATCTAGTCATGCACAAGATCTGATGCTGAAACATTTCGAAGAATATCTGAAGCAGCCATTGAATCCTGAGAATTCACTGCAAGAGCAAGAACAAAAGGTTGAACTACAAGAGACCCCCAAACACCACGAACAAGACTATCGAGAGCAGGATCATGATGAACAGGATCATCCAAAACAAGATCATCAAGAGAAGGGTCATCAAGAAAAGAACCGCGGTGAAAAGGTCCATACGCAAGGCTATCAAGAGAAAGACCGCACATCTCCGGAATGCCCTGAACAGGTTCAACAGCATTCACAACGGGATATAAATGAAGCGTGGCAGGCTGTGCTTCAAGGCTTACCTGAAGCTTTAGAATATTACTTTTCGAAAGCCATGTTCACGGTTCCTTCTGGCGATGAAGTTGCAGTACGAGATCCACCGTCCCTTCGCGGAAAACAATCAGGAGAAGAGTCCAGAAAAGTTAGTAAAGATTAAAGCAATAAATTACGGCTTACTTGATGATATTTCCAAGTGCGACTTTTAATACAACTTGATAAAAGATAAGTACTCATATAAGTGTAAGGAAAAGTATAGCTTATATTTAGAATTATTACGAATTAAAAACcagagacgaaaaaaaagagggtcAACATACAAAATCTACGAATTAAGAGCAACAATAAATATTGTCAGTCTCGTCAAGTATGTACAATACTCGACGGATGACTATAATTTCAAGATCTATACAATTGCAGCAATAGAAGGTTGCTATCTGGCTTTTGGTTATAAATACAAGTTACTGGTAGTATATCATGTCTCCCCTTTTAATGCTTCTAACACGCTCCTCCAAATTTTTACATACAAACATTCCGGCCGCCAATTCAAATAAAATCTCTCTATAGAGCCTCACGCATCTCCTGCTTCATCCTCGTAACCGTTCCAACGCCTCCGTAGACCAGCCCAGTGTACACCATCGCTACGCTTGCGCCGGCATTCAGCACCTTGAGCGCCTGTTCTCCATTTGTGATACCTCCAGTCGCAAAAAGGACCTTTTGCTCTCCCTTACCGACGTCGGGCTGCGCGTCAAGCAGCTTACGGTATCGCCCAACAAGATCCAAGGTTCGTTCAAACATGGCTGGGCCGGAGAAACCACCCACCTCCATCAAAGCCTTTTGTTCTCTGACAGAGAGTCGGGCACCCTTGGGGTTCAGGCCGGTTCTCCTTTTTGTGGTGTTTCCGACAATGATGCCGTCAACGCCGCTCTTCTGCACAGCCTGGACGATGCCTTCCATCTGGGagtcctcgtcttcgtcgggTGAAACCTTGACCATCACTTTGGGGCGGGTCTTTCTGTCGGTTTGAGAGGCTGCATCGACGACCGCTGAGAGGAGTCGTGATAGGGGCTCCGTGGCTTGCAGATCTCGAAGGCCAGGGGTGTTGGGGCTGCTGACATTGACGACCAGAACATCGGCATAGCGAGCCAGCCGCTTTGTGCAGTAGACGTAGTCCGAAGCAATGGCTTGCTCATCTTTCTCGTTTGtctccttgttcttggcGATTTGCACCGCAAGTACCCGTCCAGGCTTCAAGCTGCCCACAGGAACACCGGCTTCGCCACTGATGATTTCCTCCTCGCTAACTCCTATCGAGCGCGCGAATCGTCGCAGTCGGTCGCGCAGGCGGATCGCCATGTCGTCTGCCCCCCTCGAGTTGAGGCCGTATCGGTTGATCATTCCGTCCAAAATAGGCACCCGGAAGACACGAGGCTTGGGGTTTCCCTCCTGAGGCAGCGGCGTGCAGCCTCCGATTTCAACAACGCCAGCTCCTAGTGCAAACAGCGCATCGGGAATCTCGCCGTCCTTGTCGAGACCCGCAGAGATGCCGATGGGATTTGCCAATTGGTGCCCAAAGACGGAGGCTGAGAGACTGGAGTCGTTGGCCGTAGAGTCGCGCTCTCGAGGATGCAAGCCCGCCTCATACAGGAACCTCAGCGCATTGACACCCACGTGGTGCGCATCCTCAGCGTCGGGAACGACGGTTCGAAGCAGCGGCGGGACGACATATCGGTGGACAAACGCTCGCGTATCGGTCGCATAGAGGTAAGAGACGTAGAGGGCTGCAGCGAGCGCTCCGCTGTAGGCCGCGACCTTGAGTCCGctgccggagctgctgccggtgCTTGTCGAGCTCGAGTTGTGGCGCCGGGGGATGGATTTATGCGAATGCGGGCATATCGTCGGTCGGGGAGCGGCTCTGAGGCCTGTGGCGGCCAAGCGCGGTCGGAGAAGTGAGGCAGACATGATTGGCGCAACACGGCGCCGCGTCAGCTTCCAATGGCTTGTAGTTTGGCGTTTGGAAGGAGATCGTGAAGCAGCGATCTGAGATGAAGCTGCAAGTGGATCAGGCGAGGTCGGGAAATCGGGAGGGATCATCCGGCGTACTGTGTTGCTGTACAGTGCACACTGTGTCATCACTACATGCCCACAAACCACTTCGCACCCggcgaaagaaggagagagaacGTGCGAGATGTTGTAATAGGtgtagtattttattatttacatATGATGGTTGTAGGGCTCTTCAATGTGAGAAGGACCATGTGCATGAATATTCACAGAGATATCTCAGGCTACATGTTCTAGGAAAAGGTGGGTGTTGAAAGCTTGTGTAAGTGGTGATATCGTGACTACTATCGCTATCGAAACAAAATAGAATTTGTTCGATTTACGCCCATACGCCTCAAACCGATAATGCACCCACAAAAGATCATCCACATTATCGCATAATGAAGTTAATATCTAGATCGTAGGAgccaggtacatgtatgccTTTACTCTTCTGTGTACCACTTGCCCTGGGCCGTAGAGAGCTTTGGAGTTTGGGACTTTTCTAGATGTATTTGCTCGTCACCGATGAACAGATGGACGTCGAAGTTTATTGTAGGAGACCAAACTCAATTGTTTCCCACATAGGGACGCCTCGCGGCGTTGAATCTAAAGATAGGCCAGATTCGGTCCATATATATGTATCTACGGGTCTTTTCCACCGCCAACTATAAGAGCTTCCCAGCGCGGAATAAGTACTTTAATGTATACGATAACTGGGCAAGCGTTTGCCACAAAGTATATCAATATCCAAATAAAAGACTCATATCCCTGAAATGGGGACGTACTCGGAGCACCATGAAGTGTATAAAATGCCCGTTCTTGGAAAGTTCGTTTGCATCCTGTTTATTCACATCACCACAGAACAGAATAGCCAAGAGACGACCAATATATTCACATTGATTTGAAGTATCTTGTATCCAACAATCAAATAAATACCAAGCTGGTCGTCACACTGCTCTGAAGCGTCATCTATCCAACAACCAAATCAATACCCAACTGATCATCACAATGTTCAGGTTACATAACAACAATCATTGGCTTCCAATGAGTGTCAACGTCAATGCGTCTGAGAAACGTACAGAGCCGGAAGATACCACCATGAGCTCCGCGCAAGATGAATCATCCCCAGTCCCattctcgccatcgccatcgacaTCGCTATGCATTCTCGCAGATTGCCCACTGGATATTTTGGCCAAGATCACAGACTATTTGCCAAAATCCAGCATCATGTCTCTAGCCATGACTCGCAAGGACCTTTACCAGGCAGTGGATGGTCTTTTCCCGAGGGGAAAGCTAGCCCTCAAGCATAGCGACGTTGCTGAGTTCACAAGGGCTCTGCAAAGAGATTTCCCCAACACCTTTTGCTGTGCCGCATGCAATAAACTATGCCCCTTGAACCCCAGCGGCACATGGAGAGATCAGAACCATCAAAATTGCAGCGGCTTCTCCTCCTGGGCTTGGTGGGATTGGTGTTCGGCCCAAAGACGGTATTCGGGTTGGATCATCAGGTCAGTTCTCTGGCATCCCGCTTCGAAAGAGGCCAAACTCGCCTTCATGGACGCGCGCCTAGTTATGGACCAGCATTTTCTTGGCAGTCGCTATGGTTTGCCGTTGAAGAATCTGGAACGACACGCTGCGTTCGAAAAATATATTGTCCTACATGACTATATGGATTTCGGACAGGTTGATTGGGATAACTATCGTGAAATGACGCGGAGGCGCCGGCGTCTGGACTCGTTCAATCGAGGTGTTTTCGACCAAAGACCAACGTCAAATCATGCCAGCCTGGAGAAGCCTTGGAGGTTTTCCTTTGACTACGTCCCCAAAATCATCAACGACGAGCTCTACATTGGAAGATTCAACAGGATTGACGGACCTTTGGTATCTTTCAAAAAGTGTGCAGCGCTCCTGGGCAGCATCCACTTGCCAATCTGCCACCACCTGGAAATTGTTGCGGAGCCGTACGGCGACATCCTCATTCAACACACCGACAGGCCGATCAACGTCCTGTATGCCGTGTTTGACAAAGAGATGGACGAGCAATACGGTTC is a window encoding:
- a CDS encoding uncharacterized protein (EggNog:ENOG41) — encoded protein: MSYLGQDLPEITIADCASRCIESFKAWLHEAASVHARELALVDNQLARFSLWTANVRVLDPGRGCLDFRLRDAFDVQDAIVGVVEALNYRILSCTSILKTLGQVPSNRVLPAINERFDSALQEIVKQITILHKFSNVIRRASRESQNLKAATIFKIEDDEGNDLEPCLKSVFAHHIRDRFPEVSDAIQERLVNTMLLRRKRVFYRRSRYGQSPTKVAERPILAGPTRPSIQINSLAADQHHDESPSTDTLPPRTIVQSVTQTATTFSPSNFQRASTPSIVSASRSIAISDYGNALPFPPAPCGNIMRKYKRLKKQRGAGYSSSKDRLLQNHDEHISQEYNETLEADWNDILKEAGEINCPFCFLSLPARDVVDEKKWK
- a CDS encoding uncharacterized protein (EggNog:ENOG41), encoding MLKHFEEYLKQPLNPENSLQEQEQKVELQETPKHHEQDYREQDHDEQDHPKQDHQEKGHQEKNRGEKVHTQGYQEKDRTSPECPEQVQQHSQRDINEAWQAVLQGLPEALEYYFSKAMFTVPSGDEVAVRDPPSLRGKQSGEESRKVSKD
- a CDS encoding uncharacterized protein (TransMembrane:1 (o52-70i)~BUSCO:EOG092D1US9); protein product: MSASLLRPRLAATGLRAAPRPTICPHSHKSIPRRHNSSSTSTGSSSGSGLKVAAYSGALAAALYVSYLYATDTRAFVHRYVVPPLLRTVVPDAEDAHHVGVNALRFLYEAGLHPRERDSTANDSSLSASVFGHQLANPIGISAGLDKDGEIPDALFALGAGVVEIGGCTPLPQEGNPKPRVFRVPILDGMINRYGLNSRGADDMAIRLRDRLRRFARSIGVSEEEIISGEAGVPVGSLKPGRVLAVQIAKNKETNEKDEQAIASDYVYCTKRLARYADVLVVNVSSPNTPGLRDLQATEPLSRLLSAVVDAASQTDRKTRPKVMVKVSPDEDEDSQMEGIVQAVQKSGVDGIIVGNTTKRRTGLNPKGARLSVREQKALMEVGGFSGPAMFERTLDLVGRYRKLLDAQPDVGKGEQKVLFATGGITNGEQALKVLNAGASVAMVYTGLVYGGVGTVTRMKQEMREAL
- a CDS encoding uncharacterized protein (EggNog:ENOG41), which encodes MFRLHNNNHWLPMSVNVNASEKRTEPEDTTMSSAQDESSPVPFSPSPSTSLCILADCPLDILAKITDYLPKSSIMSLAMTRKDLYQAVDGLFPRGKLALKHSDVAEFTRALQRDFPNTFCCAACNKLCPLNPSGTWRDQNHQNCSGFSSWAWWDWCSAQRRYSGWIIRSVLWHPASKEAKLAFMDARLVMDQHFLGSRYGLPLKNLERHAAFEKYIVLHDYMDFGQVDWDNYREMTRRRRRLDSFNRGVFDQRPTSNHASLEKPWRFSFDYVPKIINDELYIGRFNRIDGPLVSFKKCAALLGSIHLPICHHLEIVAEPYGDILIQHTDRPINVLYAVFDKEMDEQYGSCPDCFADYDFLLKRDEDKQEWSLRLSTYHCLGACRSPYDTKWSRLRNNYSTRHQDPHENLMESDHPLGGEAEQTWYKRLDEEFAARNLVLG
- a CDS encoding uncharacterized protein (EggNog:ENOG41); protein product: MEDHIVGHLLLLALKSLPSYEEPTEEQTQSEGGQCELSSSSARTRSTIEQMSECSSSACSSTIETAYEKHVLMDLKDTGKQQSSSHRSDGSSKYKAWGGFRNYVSQFANGATLPPPNSRLIFASNPTLCPTA